The genomic region tatatacatacacacacacacacacagacctaTTGAAAGGACCAAATAGGAAAAGAATAGAGAACCAACCTACGGGAAGCGCTACAATTgtaggaaaaggaaatgggAAGACTTTTCATGGATGTGGTGTTGCTGCTTTGCCGGTACACTACCTATCACTAGCGATTTGactactgctactgctgctccGACTGCTGCCATTGGtgactgctactgctgctgggtTGTTGTCATTGCTGTTGGCTGCGGAAAGTGTCCGGCTGGCTTCGGTTGAAGGCATTGCCAGCGGTGGACCACTTCCGTTGGCCAAGATCCCCGTCGGCGGTGTTGTCGTCGTTGGGGAGAGATCACCGTTTGTCTGCTTGCTGCCCGTAAGCCCCAACTGCCCACCGTGGTGCTGCTGATGGAAGGCAGAAGcaaggtggtgatggtgattcTGGTGGTGCTGATGGGCAGGATGTAACAGGAACCCGCTGCTTGCGGATCCACCCCCCGAAGAAGGTGGGCTGGACGGTAGCTGCGAGCCGTTGGGAGAAGAGCTGCCTCCGAGCCCGTTGCCGGTGCTGCTGTCCGGCAACTCTTCCTTGATGGCCATGGCGGTAGTGGAGGACACCGAGGAACTGCCGGATGAGGGCGGTGTGTTGGGCAGCAGTGGCGGGGACGTTTTAAGGTTGAGCTGCTGCAGATGTGGCGGGATCTGGAGGGAGGGCgtggacgatgacgacgatagcgacgacgacgacgaggacgacgacgaggatgacgacgaggacgaggaggagggcGTCGGAGGAGCGAGTGTAGGCGTCGAGGGCGTCGGGGGCAGCAGCGAGGCGGAAGCTGCCGGATTTTTGCCGAGGCTGGCCGAGGGACCATTGGAGGTGCTGGAGGAACTACTGTTCAGGTTGGTCGTCCCGTTGCTCGCCGACGAGGACGCCGAGTTGGTGCGCATAGTGTGATGATTGTTGTAGGGACTGAAGTTGTTGCTGTAGCTGTTGTTCAGCTGCGACCCGCCGATGCCCGAGTCGTTGCTGATGTTGTTCAGCTTGTCGCTGACATTCTGGAGGGCTGCAGCAGCCGCTgcagccgctgccgccgcctgctgatgatgatgctgctgatggaggtgatgctgctggtggaggtaatgttgctgctgctgctgcagttgctgctggagctgttgctgctgctggtgctgctgttgcgccGAAGCAATCATCGACGCCAGCCCCAGgtggtcgtggtggtggtagaaGTTGGTGGGCGTCGCGGGGCTGGCGAGCAGATTGAGCGGCGATGCGATGCTCGTAGAAGGCGACTGAAGACTCGAGAGGACACTCAAGCACCGGGGACTCGAGAGCGACTGGTTGATCGACTCACGGTCTTCATCCTCTTCGCCTGGCGACTTGCTGCTGTCGTCCTCCATGCTGCCACAGCTCCCGATCGCGTCGTCCGACCCGTCCCCCCGATCCCGACCACCCTCGCGATCACTGCTGCCATCGCCTCGGTCGCCTCCCCCCGCTTCCTTGTAGCggatgcactttttcttgCGCCGGCACGGCTTACACCACTGGTTCTGTTGGTCCAGTCCGTATCGCGCCCGACACTTCTTCATGCTGTTCCCCCCCGGATCCGCCGGGCTGCGgtcctttttcctcttcttctttttcgcccCGTACCCGTAGTTGTCCCGCGCCGTCCAGCCCGGGTAGAGTTCCATGTGCAGCTGCCGCTCCTGGCGTGCCTTGTCGTAGTACACGCTCTGCTCCTCCCGCGACAGCGAGTGCCACTTCCGCCCGAGGATCTGGTTGATCGCGGCCGACTCCTTCAGCGTACACTCGGCCACCACCTTCGCACGCATCTCCTTCATGTAGAGCATGAATGCATTCAGCGGTTTCTTCACGTGACTGCGCTTCTTCTCGAGGGCCGCCTCCCGTTCCGCCAGCGACTGGTGCTTGtgaccgccaccaccacctccaccgccgccgttgttgttgtgatGGTGATTGTGATTGCCGTGATGGTGATGActgtggtggttgtggttggTGTGATGGttactattattattgttgttgttactgtggtgatgatggtggaacgacgaggacgaggaggaggacgatcggtggtggtgatgatggtggccgGACGATGGCTCGTGATCGTTGACCgaccctcctcctcctccaccactcGAGGAAGACTCCTGCTTGATCGGTGCCCCACCCTGCCGATCGCACCGGCCTGGAATATCCTGCTTCGGGCCCGGTGTTATGATCGCCGGATGACCCGGGTTCAGCACCGGATGCCCTGGGTGGATGCCGGACGGCAGCAGCGTGGGCGAGTACCGGTAGAAGTCGCTAGACAGGGACGTGTAGATCTGGAGCGACGACGGGTAGGGCGTGCGGAAGCCGGCCGCAGGACTGTACAAGGAGGGCGTGTGCCAGGACGGAGCCACCGGCAGCATGTCCGG from Anopheles coustani chromosome 3, idAnoCousDA_361_x.2, whole genome shotgun sequence harbors:
- the LOC131260517 gene encoding protein pangolin, isoforms A/H/I/S isoform X1 translates to MPHNSSTGDELGSTDEVKVFKDEGDRDDEKLSENLLEEKSSLIDLTESEEKTVKNGTTRHESSSSLYGGSGGSGGVGGKLPHGAPHPGFNMGYIVPPYSYANGAPGGLPVSMANKMNLPPFFCHNGDHLSSPPPAHCGILPYQLDPKTMSLTRPPLYSFPTSQYPYPMLSPDMLPVAPSWHTPSLYSPAAGFRTPYPSSLQIYTSLSSDFYRYSPTLLPSGIHPGHPVLNPGHPAIITPGPKQDIPGRCDRQGGAPIKQESSSSGGGGGGSVNDHEPSSGHHHHHHRSSSSSSSSFHHHHHSNNNNNNSNHHTNHNHHSHHHHGNHNHHHNNNGGGGGGGGGHKHQSLAEREAALEKKRSHVKKPLNAFMLYMKEMRAKVVAECTLKESAAINQILGRKWHSLSREEQSVYYDKARQERQLHMELYPGWTARDNYGYGAKKKKRKKDRSPADPGGNSMKKCRARYGLDQQNQWCKPCRRKKKCIRYKEAGGGDRGDGSSDREGGRDRGDGSDDAIGSCGSMEDDSSKSPGEEDEDRESINQSLSSPRCLSVLSSLQSPSTSIASPLNLLASPATPTNFYHHHDHLGLASMIASAQQQHQQQQQLQQQLQQQQQHYLHQQHHLHQQHHHQQAAAAAAAAAAALQNVSDKLNNISNDSGIGGSQLNNSYSNNFSPYNNHHTMRTNSASSSASNGTTNLNSSSSSTSNGPSASLGKNPAASASLLPPTPSTPTLAPPTPSSSSSSSSSSSSSSSSSLSSSSSTPSLQIPPHLQQLNLKTSPPLLPNTPPSSGSSSVSSTTAMAIKEELPDSSTGNGLGGSSSPNGSQLPSSPPSSGGGSASSGFLLHPAHQHHQNHHHHLASAFHQQHHGGQLGLTGSKQTNGDLSPTTTTPPTGILANGSGPPLAMPSTEASRTLSAANSNDNNPAAVAVTNGSSRSSSSSSQIASDSFPYMPCW
- the LOC131260517 gene encoding protein pangolin, isoforms A/H/I/S isoform X2 translates to MPHNSSTGDELGSTDEVKVFKDEGDRDDEKLSENLLEEKSSLIDLTESEEKTVKNGTTRHESVGGKLPHGAPHPGFNMGYIVPPYSYANGAPGGLPVSMANKMNLPPFFCHNGDHLSSPPPAHCGILPYQLDPKTMSLTRPPLYSFPTSQYPYPMLSPDMLPVAPSWHTPSLYSPAAGFRTPYPSSLQIYTSLSSDFYRYSPTLLPSGIHPGHPVLNPGHPAIITPGPKQDIPGRNHHTNHNHHSHHHHGNHNHHHNNNGGGGGGGGGHKHQSLAEREAALEKKRSHVKKPLNAFMLYMKEMRAKVVAECTLKESAAINQILGRKWHSLSREEQSVYYDKARQERQLHMELYPGWTARDNYGYGAKKKKRKKDRSPADPGGNSMKKCRARYGLDQQNQWCKPCRYVLRLFVCGRVC